From a region of the Paenibacillus segetis genome:
- a CDS encoding chitinase N-terminal domain-containing protein — protein sequence MNKFTRIGAKWLRSGIALSLALSLQLGFGSELQSIYAEGPSDPAPFITAKVVNENAGKKVLFDNTHGQTAGAADWVIDGGFSDFGNALANNGYEVKELRKASPFTYSDLSSYAVFVIAEPNIPFKQSEQAAMERYVKEGGSIFFIGDHYNADRNKNRWDGSESINGYRRGAWTDPAKGMSTEEKNSAAMQDVVSSDWLGSNFGIRFRYNALGDITANGIVASNQAFGITAGVSNVAMHAGSTLAITDPTKSKGIVYLPKTNEAWGSAVDQGVYNGGGIAEGPYAAVSKVGLGKAAFIGDSSAVEDASPKYLREETGTSKTTYDGFKEQDDAKLLVNIVNWLSKQENYTSLDQVPNLQLDEKTALLPFEAPAASTEPQSEPWSAPAAGYKWWDQSTFKAGSYGGPTASANPSYSFVHQATLPNAVDFQIRVVVDNLSPNSTVSGFSAGIYLTSGGTQIAKIQNEDGTWPAAYGYGNFSVTANSQGRAYKDLTVRIKPGTTGASNLRLRQNGNNLLTTPVTLGDVPAETLPPEGNPTPALITIAEGRSKPEGTVVTFQGTITTEPGAFGGQTFYLQDATGGIYVYQNTSGFHQGDVVKITAPLALYNTELELSNPVSIEKTGTAPLPVAVQTTTVDNSNQGQLIELSNVTIRNIISAVPTGSFEFDAVNGSISNHVRVDVRTGLQLADFPYKEGQVVNLKGISSIFKDVYQLKLRGLNDISLPPVFLPPVTTATLSGTPNNSGWFNQSVNLTLAATDQGPGQVTTKYAINDGPEVSYVGPITIDAEGFNVVRYFSIGATGSVETAKSIEVKLDKTAPTVTLSQSGKAVGDVLEQDILKFELTSTDVGSGVATQQLLVDGKEVQLGQSMNAKDLGLGNHTVQYTVVDVAGNISTKSIPFQVIRPLSQGAPGKPVLSDNNTYDNGLRDGDYSVTMNLWWGNNGSEFRLYENGVLISTKKLTDASPNAQSVITDITGRANGTYTYTCELINSQGTTSSDPLVVVVSDASPGKPVLSQDNWDGDGNFNVSMNMWWGTNGSEYRLYENGQLIDTQNLSLITPNAQRAVTSVKGKAVGTYEYRAELINAAGVTSSESITVQVVK from the coding sequence ATGAACAAGTTTACTAGAATCGGAGCCAAATGGTTGAGGTCAGGAATTGCGTTATCCTTGGCATTATCACTTCAATTAGGGTTTGGTAGTGAGCTTCAATCTATTTATGCCGAAGGACCAAGCGATCCTGCACCATTCATTACGGCAAAAGTAGTCAATGAAAATGCAGGTAAAAAAGTTCTTTTTGATAACACGCATGGACAGACAGCTGGAGCTGCGGATTGGGTGATTGATGGTGGATTTTCGGATTTTGGGAATGCGTTAGCCAACAACGGTTATGAAGTCAAAGAACTTCGTAAGGCTTCACCTTTTACTTACAGTGATTTGAGTAGCTACGCGGTATTTGTTATTGCTGAGCCGAATATTCCTTTTAAACAAAGTGAACAAGCCGCTATGGAACGGTACGTAAAAGAAGGTGGGAGTATCTTCTTTATCGGGGATCACTATAATGCAGATCGTAATAAAAACCGTTGGGATGGCTCCGAATCCATAAATGGTTATCGTCGGGGGGCATGGACGGACCCTGCGAAAGGAATGAGTACGGAGGAGAAAAATTCCGCAGCGATGCAAGATGTTGTTAGCTCGGATTGGCTCGGAAGTAATTTTGGTATACGGTTCCGTTATAATGCGTTAGGTGATATTACTGCAAATGGGATTGTTGCTTCGAATCAAGCTTTTGGAATTACTGCGGGTGTATCGAATGTAGCGATGCACGCAGGTTCTACATTAGCTATTACAGATCCTACTAAGTCCAAAGGAATCGTATATCTCCCAAAAACGAATGAAGCTTGGGGGAGTGCGGTTGATCAAGGCGTTTATAATGGTGGGGGAATTGCAGAAGGTCCATATGCAGCTGTATCCAAAGTTGGACTGGGCAAGGCTGCTTTCATTGGAGATTCCTCGGCTGTAGAGGATGCTTCCCCTAAATATTTACGTGAGGAAACAGGAACTTCGAAGACAACCTATGATGGTTTTAAAGAACAAGATGATGCGAAACTACTCGTCAACATCGTGAATTGGTTATCGAAACAAGAAAACTATACAAGTCTGGATCAAGTCCCTAATTTACAATTGGATGAGAAGACGGCATTACTTCCTTTTGAGGCACCAGCAGCTTCTACTGAACCGCAATCTGAACCATGGTCTGCTCCAGCAGCCGGTTACAAATGGTGGGATCAGTCAACCTTCAAAGCGGGTTCTTATGGTGGTCCTACTGCAAGTGCAAATCCTTCATACAGTTTCGTACATCAGGCTACACTTCCAAATGCAGTGGATTTCCAAATCCGTGTCGTAGTAGATAATCTATCACCGAATTCGACCGTATCAGGATTTAGCGCGGGAATTTACCTGACTTCTGGGGGAACTCAAATAGCCAAGATTCAGAACGAAGATGGAACTTGGCCAGCTGCCTATGGCTATGGTAATTTTAGCGTGACTGCAAATAGCCAAGGTCGTGCCTATAAAGATTTAACAGTTAGAATCAAACCAGGTACAACAGGAGCTTCCAATCTGAGATTAAGACAAAATGGTAATAACCTATTAACTACACCAGTAACGTTAGGCGATGTGCCAGCAGAAACACTTCCACCTGAAGGAAATCCTACGCCTGCCTTAATCACGATTGCCGAAGGACGGAGCAAGCCAGAAGGTACTGTAGTCACATTTCAAGGTACGATAACGACAGAACCAGGAGCATTTGGAGGTCAAACCTTCTATTTGCAAGATGCAACTGGTGGTATTTATGTATATCAGAATACAAGTGGATTTCATCAAGGGGACGTTGTTAAAATCACAGCACCACTAGCTCTTTATAATACGGAGCTTGAATTGAGTAATCCTGTTTCCATTGAGAAGACGGGAACAGCACCATTACCTGTTGCAGTACAGACTACTACTGTAGATAATAGCAACCAAGGACAGCTGATCGAACTGAGCAATGTTACGATTCGTAATATAATTAGTGCTGTTCCTACAGGTTCTTTTGAATTTGATGCTGTAAACGGTAGTATTAGTAATCATGTGCGTGTAGATGTCAGAACAGGTTTACAGTTAGCTGACTTCCCTTATAAGGAAGGTCAGGTCGTGAATTTGAAGGGGATTTCCTCTATTTTCAAAGATGTATATCAGTTGAAATTACGGGGATTAAACGACATATCTCTTCCTCCAGTATTTCTTCCACCAGTAACCACTGCTACTCTGTCAGGGACACCAAACAATAGCGGTTGGTTTAATCAGAGTGTGAACCTTACTTTGGCTGCTACAGATCAAGGTCCGGGCCAAGTCACGACGAAATACGCGATAAATGATGGACCTGAAGTTTCTTATGTTGGACCTATCACAATTGACGCTGAAGGATTTAATGTTGTCCGTTATTTCTCTATTGGAGCTACTGGTAGTGTAGAAACAGCCAAGTCTATAGAAGTGAAGCTGGACAAGACTGCGCCAACGGTTACATTGTCTCAATCAGGAAAAGCAGTCGGAGATGTTCTGGAACAGGATATCTTGAAGTTTGAGCTAACGAGTACGGATGTAGGCTCTGGTGTAGCTACTCAACAATTATTGGTAGATGGAAAAGAAGTTCAACTGGGTCAGTCGATGAATGCGAAGGACCTTGGTTTAGGTAATCATACAGTGCAATATACTGTGGTGGATGTTGCCGGTAATATATCAACGAAAAGTATTCCTTTCCAAGTAATTCGTCCTCTGTCCCAGGGAGCACCTGGTAAACCTGTACTGTCGGATAATAATACTTACGATAATGGGTTAAGAGATGGAGATTATTCCGTTACGATGAATTTATGGTGGGGTAATAACGGTTCCGAATTCAGATTGTACGAGAATGGGGTATTAATCAGTACGAAGAAATTAACGGATGCTTCTCCTAATGCACAATCAGTTATAACTGATATTACTGGTAGAGCGAACGGAACGTATACCTATACATGTGAATTGATCAACTCCCAAGGAACAACTTCGTCTGATCCACTTGTTGTCGTTGTTAGTGATGCTTCTCCAGGCAAACCTGTATTATCACAAGATAACTGGGACGGTGATGGAAACTTCAACGTATCCATGAATATGTGGTGGGGAACGAATGGTTCGGAGTATCGTCTGTACGAGAATGGACAATTAATCGATACGCAAAATCTATCACTAATTACACCTAACGCACAGCGTGCTGTAACTTCGGTGAAAGGTAAAGCAGTAGGCACATATGAATATCGTGCTGAATTAATTAACGCTGCGGGTGTAACTTCTAGCGAGAGCATTACGGTGCAGGTTGTAAAATAA
- a CDS encoding HAD family hydrolase, whose protein sequence is MFELITPQGGRTVSAILFDKDGTLLQFVSLWGSWSECLLNRFTEHLGKKGLVIPEEVFPSLLGTVHDHNGVIYDYDRNGPLAMGTMEDIYAILSWQAYLSGLSWVESIELVHLCRQEADEMLEQKRPVLPLAGLECFLDACASQGIPMAVVTADETAAAEKHLHWLGIRHYFAEVIGTDQVVHGKPFPDMLQLACRRLDLDPSGVAVIGDTNGDMRMAKAAGAAVGIGLTGTASYESALSMLPDADIIVSSYEYLQIEEITE, encoded by the coding sequence ATGTTTGAGCTTATTACCCCGCAGGGGGGCAGAACTGTATCAGCTATTCTATTTGATAAGGATGGAACACTGCTTCAATTCGTGTCCCTTTGGGGAAGCTGGAGTGAATGCCTTCTGAATCGATTCACCGAGCATTTAGGGAAGAAGGGGCTAGTGATCCCGGAAGAGGTCTTTCCTTCATTATTAGGTACTGTCCATGACCATAATGGAGTCATCTATGATTATGATCGAAATGGTCCGCTGGCTATGGGCACGATGGAGGATATCTATGCGATTCTGTCCTGGCAAGCTTATTTGTCTGGATTGTCCTGGGTAGAGTCCATAGAGCTTGTTCATCTCTGTAGACAAGAAGCGGATGAGATGTTGGAACAGAAACGACCAGTGCTTCCGCTTGCTGGGCTGGAGTGCTTTCTGGATGCTTGTGCTAGCCAGGGCATTCCTATGGCTGTAGTCACTGCTGATGAAACAGCGGCGGCGGAGAAGCATCTACATTGGCTAGGGATACGGCATTATTTCGCTGAAGTCATTGGAACGGATCAAGTGGTTCACGGTAAGCCGTTTCCTGATATGTTGCAACTAGCCTGCAGGAGGCTTGACCTAGATCCCTCCGGAGTAGCAGTCATCGGTGATACCAATGGAGATATGAGAATGGCCAAGGCAGCCGGTGCGGCAGTGGGAATCGGACTTACAGGTACAGCAAGCTATGAATCGGCGCTTAGTATGCTACCTGATGCAGATATCATCGTGTCATCTTATGAATATCTGCAAATCGAAGAGATCACAGAATGA
- a CDS encoding YkvA family protein, with translation MKVDDHFGPELTAQELPYSKENEEIVTKNFWAKTKKFAGKIPFTKDAIAMYYCALDAKTPLWAKGIAFGALAYFISPIDAIPDALIGLGFTDDAAVIAAGIKAISAQVTDEHRDKAETFFNGDNEKAQP, from the coding sequence ATGAAAGTCGATGATCATTTTGGTCCGGAGTTGACAGCGCAGGAGCTACCCTATAGCAAAGAGAATGAGGAAATAGTGACGAAGAACTTTTGGGCTAAAACCAAGAAATTCGCCGGGAAAATCCCATTCACCAAGGATGCGATTGCAATGTACTATTGTGCGTTAGACGCCAAAACCCCATTATGGGCAAAAGGCATCGCCTTCGGTGCGCTCGCTTATTTCATTTCCCCGATAGACGCTATTCCTGATGCGCTAATTGGACTTGGTTTTACTGATGATGCAGCCGTAATCGCGGCAGGAATCAAGGCGATTTCCGCTCAGGTTACGGACGAGCACCGGGATAAAGCAGAGACTTTCTTTAATGGAGACAACGAAAAGGCGCAGCCATAA
- a CDS encoding extracellular solute-binding protein: protein MKRKQKSLLIGALILSFALTACGGNNAMNKANQAEEPGNATTAPIQEGAQDVQEVVEVSTVSQSDPYLKFDEGESFDKNAVYDAYEKDIGVKITNKWVADVTQFKEKLKMTIASNDIPDLMLVEATQLKDLADADMIMDITDVYDKNATEETKKFLTMDGGMQMKTATIDGKLMGIPSSYNPYQFQYLYVRTDWLKKLNLPEPKTMQDVMTIAEAFKTKDPGGTGKPYGLAVSKEPFKIDTGVTGLRAFLNGYHAYENMWMEDDNGNLVNSDIQPQVKDALKALQDMFKKGLIDPEFAVKDTEKEAELLYNNNVGLVFGASWTPAQLAKGAIKDGKVVQEWGAYPIPSADGKPTLNQIGLGVDQYYVISKQAKHPEGVIRLVNQWITVDNAMNQTDEQKIYLYGKDKEEKGNNYWLLSPLRVGKQLDNNGEILPKAIETKDASIIQTQDQKNRYERAMKYVDGSDINMWWEYLISGPNGASSHNPKMMQNKEYLQDKFYGAATPTMVERLELLKKKRDEIYFKIIMNQVSVDEFDKFVTEWKKLGGDDITKEVNEWYASHK from the coding sequence ATGAAAAGAAAGCAGAAAAGTCTTCTGATCGGTGCATTGATCCTCAGTTTTGCCTTAACTGCGTGCGGCGGCAATAATGCGATGAATAAGGCGAATCAGGCTGAGGAGCCAGGCAACGCGACAACAGCACCGATACAAGAGGGCGCACAGGATGTGCAGGAAGTTGTGGAAGTGTCGACGGTTTCACAAAGTGATCCATATCTTAAATTTGATGAAGGCGAGAGCTTTGACAAGAACGCAGTTTACGACGCGTATGAGAAAGACATTGGCGTGAAAATTACGAATAAATGGGTGGCAGACGTCACTCAGTTCAAAGAAAAATTGAAAATGACGATTGCATCCAACGATATTCCGGATTTAATGCTTGTGGAAGCGACACAGCTCAAAGATCTGGCGGATGCAGATATGATCATGGATATCACGGATGTATACGACAAGAACGCAACAGAAGAGACGAAGAAGTTCCTGACGATGGACGGCGGCATGCAGATGAAGACGGCGACGATCGACGGGAAACTGATGGGGATTCCGAGCTCCTACAATCCTTACCAATTCCAATACTTGTACGTACGTACGGACTGGCTGAAGAAATTGAACCTGCCTGAACCGAAGACGATGCAAGACGTGATGACAATCGCCGAAGCCTTCAAGACGAAAGACCCAGGCGGCACAGGCAAGCCTTACGGTCTCGCAGTCAGTAAGGAACCATTCAAGATCGATACAGGTGTAACAGGTCTCCGCGCATTCCTCAACGGCTACCATGCGTATGAGAATATGTGGATGGAAGATGACAACGGTAATCTCGTGAACAGCGACATTCAACCGCAAGTGAAAGATGCGCTCAAGGCGCTGCAGGATATGTTTAAGAAGGGATTAATCGATCCTGAATTCGCGGTTAAAGATACGGAAAAAGAAGCAGAGCTTCTCTATAACAACAATGTAGGTCTCGTATTCGGTGCATCCTGGACGCCTGCACAGCTGGCGAAGGGCGCTATCAAAGACGGTAAAGTCGTGCAAGAGTGGGGCGCATACCCAATTCCATCAGCAGATGGTAAACCAACACTGAATCAAATTGGCTTAGGCGTGGATCAGTATTATGTTATTTCCAAGCAAGCGAAGCACCCAGAGGGCGTTATCCGCTTGGTGAACCAATGGATCACGGTGGATAATGCTATGAATCAGACAGATGAGCAAAAAATCTATTTGTATGGTAAAGACAAGGAAGAAAAAGGAAACAACTACTGGCTGCTTAGCCCACTACGCGTTGGTAAACAGCTGGATAACAACGGTGAAATTCTGCCGAAAGCAATTGAGACGAAAGATGCTAGTATTATTCAAACCCAAGATCAGAAGAATCGTTACGAGCGTGCTATGAAATACGTTGACGGCAGCGATATCAACATGTGGTGGGAATATTTGATTTCGGGCCCGAATGGTGCAAGCTCTCATAATCCTAAAATGATGCAAAACAAGGAGTATCTTCAAGACAAATTCTATGGCGCAGCTACGCCTACGATGGTGGAGCGTCTAGAACTTCTGAAGAAGAAGCGCGACGAAATCTATTTCAAAATCATTATGAACCAAGTGTCCGTCGATGAATTCGATAAATTCGTTACAGAGTGGAAGAAGCTTGGCGGTGATGACATTACCAAAGAAGTGAACGAGTGGTACGCAAGTCACAAATAA
- the rbsK gene encoding ribokinase — protein MEKKPKITVVGSINMDLVTITSQVPKRGETLFGEHFQMNPGGKGANQAVAAARLGAHVQLIGCVGNDRFGQDIVEHLQEQGVDVSNVEPVTDVTATATIIVSDQDNSIIVVPGANNYVTASFVESKRDVIADSDILIVQLETPLEGVRKAVQIAKENGVRVILNPAPIQELPSDLIKDIDYLTPNEHEQALLRQGRSADELNGKLIVTKGSQGVCIYEEGKEINIPAYKIEVVDTTGAGDSFNGGLAHALSKGFNLKDACKYGNAVAALSTTKLGAQTGMPTGAEVESFIKSRG, from the coding sequence ATGGAGAAGAAACCAAAAATTACTGTTGTTGGAAGTATAAATATGGACTTAGTTACAATAACTTCTCAAGTGCCGAAGAGAGGGGAGACGTTATTCGGAGAACATTTTCAAATGAATCCAGGTGGAAAAGGAGCCAATCAAGCAGTAGCTGCGGCTAGACTAGGAGCGCATGTCCAGCTGATTGGTTGCGTGGGCAATGACAGATTTGGTCAGGATATTGTAGAACACTTGCAAGAGCAAGGTGTCGATGTAAGCAATGTGGAACCGGTTACAGATGTAACTGCTACGGCTACAATCATCGTTTCTGATCAAGACAACAGTATTATTGTTGTCCCTGGGGCTAATAATTATGTAACGGCATCATTCGTTGAATCGAAACGAGATGTTATTGCAGATAGTGATATTCTGATCGTTCAGTTGGAAACACCACTTGAAGGTGTGCGAAAAGCGGTACAGATTGCTAAGGAAAACGGAGTTAGGGTCATTCTCAATCCAGCACCTATTCAAGAGTTACCTTCAGATTTGATTAAGGATATTGATTATCTTACCCCAAATGAACATGAACAGGCTTTGCTCAGACAAGGAAGAAGTGCAGACGAATTAAACGGGAAGCTTATCGTCACGAAGGGTAGTCAAGGGGTTTGTATTTATGAAGAGGGTAAGGAAATAAATATTCCTGCTTATAAAATAGAAGTTGTTGATACTACCGGAGCAGGTGATTCATTTAATGGTGGATTAGCTCATGCACTAAGCAAAGGATTTAATTTAAAAGATGCTTGTAAATACGGCAATGCTGTCGCTGCTTTATCAACGACTAAGCTTGGAGCCCAAACAGGAATGCCTACCGGTGCAGAGGTTGAATCGTTTATTAAGAGTCGGGGGTGA
- a CDS encoding LacI family DNA-binding transcriptional regulator, translating into MASIKDVAKLAGVSVATVSRVLNDKGYVGQHSREMVEQAIKQLNYKPNEVARSLFKKQSNTIGLIVPDIMNPYFPELARAVEDTASKFGYNVILCNSDEDRVKEQTYLDMLQQNYVNGIIVSSNTMTAEQIRELNIPVVSIDREISKGLPTIVVENMKGASKATHFLMNKGCSRIAHIRGPQGVVNAEERCEGYREVVHQEAWFSESYIVDGDYDMESSIEATLELLTTHPEIDGIFAANDIMAIGAMKAANQLGIRVPEELAIIGFDGIRLSSVTIPELTTIVQPIYELGEKATTMLVSLMNQQEVGQTYYRLDVELIERNST; encoded by the coding sequence ATGGCTTCAATAAAAGATGTTGCTAAGCTTGCGGGCGTATCCGTTGCCACGGTATCTAGAGTGCTAAATGACAAAGGATATGTGGGACAGCATTCGAGGGAAATGGTAGAACAAGCGATTAAACAGTTGAACTACAAGCCAAATGAGGTAGCTAGAAGTCTGTTCAAGAAACAATCGAATACGATTGGTCTAATTGTGCCGGATATCATGAATCCTTATTTTCCCGAGTTAGCTAGAGCTGTCGAAGATACGGCTTCTAAGTTTGGATACAATGTTATTCTATGCAACTCAGATGAAGATAGGGTGAAAGAACAAACATACCTAGATATGCTACAGCAAAACTATGTAAACGGTATCATTGTTTCTTCTAATACAATGACCGCTGAACAGATTAGAGAACTTAATATTCCCGTTGTAAGTATTGACCGAGAAATTAGCAAAGGGCTTCCGACGATTGTTGTGGAGAACATGAAAGGGGCCAGTAAAGCTACTCACTTTCTGATGAATAAAGGATGCAGCAGAATTGCACATATCAGAGGTCCTCAGGGGGTTGTCAATGCGGAGGAACGTTGTGAAGGTTATAGAGAAGTAGTTCATCAGGAAGCATGGTTCAGTGAAAGCTACATTGTCGATGGAGATTATGACATGGAATCTTCGATCGAAGCTACGCTAGAACTTTTAACAACTCACCCTGAGATTGATGGTATTTTTGCAGCGAATGATATCATGGCGATTGGCGCTATGAAGGCTGCTAACCAGCTTGGAATAAGGGTGCCTGAGGAGCTTGCGATTATTGGATTTGATGGAATTAGGTTATCTTCCGTAACGATTCCTGAATTAACGACCATTGTTCAGCCGATCTACGAGTTGGGTGAAAAGGCAACAACGATGTTAGTTAGTTTAATGAATCAGCAAGAAGTTGGACAAACTTATTATAGATTAGATGTGGAACTTATAGAGAGAAATTCAACGTAA
- the rihC gene encoding ribonucleoside hydrolase RihC, with protein sequence MTTIRPIIIDTDPGIDDAVALAIALYSEKLDVRLITTIAGNVGLDKVTKNALRLLKFFNKNVPVALGADRPLIKAPIDASDIHGSTGMDGFDFEEPTEDLVLKENAVNAMHRVIMDSKEPITLVPIGPLTNIALLLKMYPEVKENIAEIVLMGGSTGRGNAGVMAEFNIFADPEAAKIVFQSNLPLVMVGLDVGWKALVYPEDSEQLKVMNQTGNMIYQLFQKYRGGSMKTGLKMYDATAIAYLLEPEMFQVVDTFVDVELNGSMTTGCTVVDLKGYLGKPNNAKVCVDIDPQMFKQWFMDSLKKCN encoded by the coding sequence ATGACTACAATTAGACCAATTATTATCGACACAGATCCAGGGATTGATGATGCAGTTGCACTCGCAATAGCACTATACAGTGAGAAATTAGATGTTCGCTTAATAACTACTATTGCTGGTAATGTTGGACTTGATAAGGTGACAAAAAACGCCTTGAGATTGCTGAAGTTTTTCAATAAAAATGTACCGGTTGCTCTTGGAGCGGATAGACCGCTGATCAAAGCACCTATCGATGCTAGTGATATACATGGATCTACGGGGATGGACGGTTTTGATTTTGAAGAGCCAACGGAAGATCTTGTACTTAAAGAAAATGCTGTGAATGCGATGCATCGCGTCATTATGGACAGTAAGGAGCCCATTACATTAGTTCCGATTGGTCCATTAACGAATATTGCTCTCCTATTAAAAATGTATCCAGAAGTCAAAGAAAACATTGCTGAAATTGTCTTGATGGGCGGTTCAACAGGCCGGGGCAATGCTGGTGTTATGGCGGAATTTAACATTTTTGCCGATCCTGAAGCAGCAAAGATCGTGTTCCAGAGCAATCTTCCACTTGTTATGGTGGGACTCGATGTTGGTTGGAAAGCATTGGTCTACCCTGAAGATAGCGAACAACTAAAAGTGATGAATCAGACGGGAAATATGATCTATCAGCTATTCCAGAAATATAGAGGCGGCAGCATGAAGACAGGATTGAAAATGTATGACGCCACTGCAATCGCTTATTTGCTTGAGCCGGAAATGTTCCAAGTAGTAGATACATTCGTGGATGTAGAGTTGAACGGTTCCATGACAACAGGATGCACAGTAGTGGATTTAAAGGGATATTTAGGGAAGCCTAATAACGCAAAAGTATGTGTGGATATCGATCCGCAAATGTTTAAGCAATGGTTCATGGATAGCTTGAAGAAATGTAACTAA
- the dcuC gene encoding C4-dicarboxylate transporter DcuC: MSSNLVMYASAIIGVAVVIYMLIKKMDIKISLFLIGILLILVSTAMGKEIAVKDFVSTGAVWLDPLQVIVTQFKQTFTAAGFIILLLGGYTAYMSSIGANEVTVSALTKPISKIKSVYVLVPLVFLLGNALSLVIPSASNLAIILLATLYPILRKTGMSALTAGAVIATSATIVPTPLGSDNVAIAEELAKHSSFAGLTVTDYVFNYHALISIPTLIFIAVVHYFWQKRLDKKAGLTGQAGKDDHVEVDSVAEITGGKLYKTVYAILPIFPIILLLGAYAVQITTGSTIEISVEIATLVSFVLAIVCELIRHKGDKSVLEKTEAFFKGMGGAVPIVALLVAASVFVTGLKSIGLVDELQSAMQSVQGNGLDFILPLILVALTALIVILSGSGTALFFAMVPLVVPLAVAAGISPIAISVPLGLAGNLFRAVSPVAAVILIVAGTVKKNPIELVKRTSVPMIAGVVFMFVLSMIVFL; the protein is encoded by the coding sequence ATGAGTTCTAATTTAGTAATGTATGCCTCGGCTATTATTGGAGTAGCAGTAGTGATCTATATGTTGATCAAAAAAATGGACATTAAGATCTCACTATTCCTTATCGGGATTCTATTGATCTTAGTTAGTACTGCTATGGGAAAAGAAATCGCCGTCAAAGACTTTGTCTCAACGGGAGCCGTATGGTTAGATCCGCTCCAGGTGATAGTCACCCAGTTTAAACAAACGTTTACTGCAGCAGGTTTTATTATTCTCCTACTGGGAGGATATACAGCTTACATGTCATCCATTGGTGCCAATGAAGTTACTGTAAGCGCACTAACGAAACCGATCTCAAAGATTAAATCAGTATATGTGTTAGTTCCCTTGGTATTCTTATTAGGAAACGCATTGTCACTTGTTATTCCAAGTGCCTCAAACTTGGCTATTATATTACTTGCAACTCTATATCCGATTTTAAGAAAAACGGGTATGTCTGCATTAACTGCGGGTGCGGTCATAGCTACGTCAGCCACTATTGTTCCGACTCCACTAGGAAGCGACAATGTGGCGATCGCGGAAGAATTGGCGAAACATTCATCCTTTGCGGGCTTAACAGTTACTGACTATGTGTTTAACTACCATGCCTTAATTTCAATACCAACTTTGATTTTTATAGCTGTCGTCCATTACTTCTGGCAGAAGAGATTGGATAAAAAAGCTGGCTTAACTGGACAAGCTGGAAAAGATGATCATGTGGAAGTGGATAGCGTCGCTGAAATTACTGGAGGTAAATTATACAAAACGGTATATGCGATTCTCCCGATCTTCCCAATTATTCTTTTGTTAGGCGCTTATGCTGTTCAGATTACTACGGGTAGCACCATCGAAATTAGCGTTGAGATTGCTACATTAGTATCCTTTGTTCTTGCTATTGTGTGTGAATTAATTAGACATAAAGGCGATAAGAGCGTCTTAGAAAAGACGGAAGCATTCTTTAAAGGAATGGGCGGAGCAGTTCCAATTGTGGCTCTGTTGGTTGCAGCATCTGTATTTGTAACCGGTTTGAAATCGATTGGTTTGGTTGACGAACTTCAATCAGCCATGCAAAGTGTTCAAGGCAATGGATTAGACTTTATTCTACCTCTCATCTTAGTAGCCTTAACGGCTCTGATTGTAATATTGAGCGGAAGTGGTACGGCTCTGTTCTTTGCCATGGTACCTCTAGTCGTTCCATTAGCTGTGGCGGCAGGAATTAGTCCGATTGCCATTTCGGTACCACTTGGTCTAGCAGGAAACCTCTTCAGAGCTGTTTCTCCTGTAGCTGCGGTTATCCTCATTGTTGCCGGAACAGTTAAGAAGAATCCAATTGAATTGGTAAAAAGAACTTCGGTTCCAATGATTGCTGGTGTAGTGTTTATGTTCGTATTGTCCATGATTGTATTCCTTTAA